A region of Veillonellales bacterium DNA encodes the following proteins:
- a CDS encoding MarR family transcriptional regulator — MRDLSKFVSVTYRRTQIFYTERLKKLNITSGQFMYIVCICENVGQTQDELSRRLNIDKSTVSRVLPQLESSGYITKVINSNNRREFNIFPTDKAIAIYPEILEIKDEWHNKITEDLSDIECDVFEKLLEKVMWNAIKNCK, encoded by the coding sequence ATGAGAGATTTATCAAAATTTGTTTCCGTGACTTATCGTCGAACACAAATATTTTATACGGAAAGACTTAAAAAATTAAACATTACTAGTGGACAGTTCATGTATATAGTTTGCATTTGTGAAAACGTTGGACAAACACAGGATGAATTGTCTCGCCGATTGAATATAGATAAAAGTACGGTGTCAAGAGTTTTGCCTCAGCTTGAATCAAGTGGATACATTACTAAGGTTATCAATTCAAATAATAGACGTGAATTTAATATCTTTCCTACAGATAAGGCTATTGCCATTTATCCTGAAATATTAGAGATAAAAGATGAATGGCATAATAAGATAACTGAAGATTTGAGCGATATAGAGTGTGATGTTTTTGAAAAATTATTGGAAAAAGTTATGTGGAACGCGATTAAAAATTGTAAATGA
- a CDS encoding GntR family transcriptional regulator has protein sequence MFDIRYFLEAGALEFAIPKLAESNIKRAEAILDEADQESLGCRWDGLNWQFHQAIYQVGERPRLLSLIQTMHNNVRRYMRLYLITLHYQAKAQKEHRDLLFACKHGEVEAAKKILRLHTKEAAELLAAYLEKPNMGQS, from the coding sequence ATATTCGATATTCGCTACTTTTTGGAGGCAGGGGCACTAGAATTTGCGATTCCGAAGTTGGCCGAAAGCAATATAAAAAGGGCTGAGGCTATTCTAGATGAAGCGGATCAAGAATCTCTTGGCTGCCGGTGGGACGGATTAAATTGGCAGTTTCATCAAGCTATTTACCAGGTGGGAGAACGACCTAGATTGCTATCGCTTATTCAGACAATGCATAATAATGTTAGACGTTATATGCGACTATACTTGATCACCTTGCATTATCAAGCTAAAGCTCAAAAGGAACATCGTGATTTGCTGTTTGCCTGCAAGCACGGGGAGGTCGAAGCCGCAAAGAAAATTTTACGCCTACATACAAAAGAAGCGGCAGAATTACTGGCTGCATATCTGGAAAAACCTAATATGGGGCAGAGCTAG
- a CDS encoding DUF6198 family protein, translated as MINKLVRYTTFLVGLLFMGLGIGLVTKSSLGTSPISSVPYICSMIFPITFGQFTFLLSILFLLGEIIILKNDFPKGQFLQVLVGPFFGLFTDLGMIIFSFVNPQLYVEKIIALLIGCIILALGVYLQVAANVIINPGEGIVKVIANKTAKDFGSIKIMFDSTLVLSATVISLFVFGTIKGLREGTIVSALLVGYFTKLCSALFKRFDFEEMLNTIGERC; from the coding sequence ATGATAAATAAACTAGTAAGATATACAACTTTTCTAGTCGGATTACTTTTTATGGGCTTGGGAATAGGTCTTGTAACGAAATCAAGTCTAGGCACTTCGCCAATTTCTAGCGTCCCATATATATGTAGTATGATATTTCCTATTACCTTTGGCCAATTTACCTTTTTATTAAGTATTTTATTTTTACTCGGAGAAATTATCATACTGAAAAATGATTTTCCCAAGGGACAATTCCTTCAGGTTTTAGTTGGTCCTTTCTTCGGTCTTTTTACTGATCTTGGCATGATAATATTTTCTTTCGTAAATCCGCAACTTTATGTTGAAAAAATAATTGCTTTATTGATTGGATGTATCATTCTTGCTTTAGGCGTATATTTACAAGTTGCCGCCAATGTAATTATAAATCCCGGTGAGGGAATCGTAAAAGTGATTGCAAACAAAACAGCTAAAGATTTTGGATCCATAAAAATTATGTTTGATTCCACCTTAGTTCTTAGTGCAACCGTTATTTCCCTTTTTGTTTTTGGAACGATAAAAGGGCTGCGAGAGGGAACTATTGTTTCTGCACTACTCGTAGGGTATTTCACAAAATTATGTAGTGCCCTTTTTAAACGTTTTGATTTTGAAGAAATGCTAAATACTATCGGCGAGCGCTGTTAA